Part of the Pseudomonas baltica genome is shown below.
CGGCACAGCCTGCTTGGTCTTTTCCATGAAGGCGTCCTGACCCCTTATACGGCCATCAGGTCCTTTTCTTTATCTTCCGTGGCCTTGGTGATCTGGGCCTCGGAGTCTTTGGTCAGCTTGTCGATATCGGCGACGGCACGACGCTCTTCGTCTTCGCTGATTTCCTTGTCCTTGACCAGTTTCTTCAGGTCACCCAAGGCATCACGACGAATATTGCGCACGGCAACACGCGCATCTTCAGCGGCGCTGCGTGCCTGCTTGGTGAAGCCCTTGCGGGTCTCTTCGGTCAGGGCTGGCATGGAGATCAGCAGCAATTCGCCAAGGTTGGTCGGATTGAGGTTCAGACCGGCGCTCTGGATCGCCTTGTCGACGGCGCCGAGCATGTTGCGCTCAAAGGCAACCACTTGCAGGGTGCGCGCATCCTTGACCGTGATGTTGGCCACTTGGGTAATGGAGGTATCAGTACCGTAGTACGGCACCATTACGCTGCCCAGAATGCTTGGGTGAGCCTTGCCGGTACGAATCTGGCCAAACGCATGGCTCAGAGACTCCAGGGACTTGTGCATGCGCTCTTGCGCGTCTTTCTTGATTTCGTTGATCATTTGTCGCCTTCCTCGATCAGAGTTCCTTCAGCGCCGCCCACTACTATGTTCAGCAAGGCGCCGGGCTTGTTCATGTTGAATACCCGCAACGGCATATTGTGATCGCGGCACAGGCAGATGGCCGTCAGGTCCATCACGCCCAGCTTGCGATCCAGTACTTCATCGTACGTCAGGCGGTCAAATTTCTCAGCATGCGGATCCTTGAATGGATCGGCAGTGTACACACCATCGACCTTGGTCGCTTTCAACACCACATCGGCGCCGATTTCGATGGCCCGCAGGCAAGCGGCCGAGTCGGTGGTGAAGAAGGGGTTGCCGGTACCAGCAGCAAAGATCACCACATCGCCCGACTTGAGCAGGCGGTCAGCCTTGCGGCGGTCGTAGTGATCGGTCACACCGACCATGGTAATGGCGGACATGACGATGGCAGGAATGTTCGAGCGCTCCAACGCATCGCGCATGGCCAAGGCGTTCATGACCGTGGCCAGCATGCCCATATGGTCGCCCGTGACCCGATCCATGCCGGCTGCACTGAGCGCCGCACCACGAAACAGGTTGCCGCCGCCGATCACCAGACCGACCTGAACACCGATACCTACCAACTGCCCTACTTCCAGGGCCATGCGATCCAGTACTTTCGGATCGATGCCGAACTCTTCCGAGCCCATCAGGGCCTCGCCACTCAGTTTGAGCAAGATGCGTTTATAGCGAGGTTGACGACCACTCACCTGCTGAGCCATTGCGAGTTTCTCCTGCGGCATTGTGAAAATTCTTTGCGGACCCATGACAGGCCAGCGCTAACTACTCTAGCTGGGCGCCATTTCAGCGCCATCGGCTCCCGGCCTTGCGGACAGGAAAACCGTTCCAAACTGTTTCGCGCCTTGAAAAAGAGGCTGCGCGCGTAAGCGGGCAGCCTCTTCGGGGCGACAAATGTAACTAAGCCTTACTGCTTGCTGGCAGCCACTTGAGCCGCAACTTCTGCAGCGAAGTCGTCGACCGGCTTCTCGATGCCATCACCTACCTTGAAGTAGGTGAAGGAAACGATTTCAGCACCGGCTTTCTTGGCCAGTTCGCCGACCTTGACTTCAGGGTTCTTGACGAACGCCTGCTCGACCAGGGACGCCTCAGCGAGGAACTTGCTGATACGGCCTTTGACCATGTTTTCAACGATGTTATCAGGCTTGCCTTTGATTTTCTCTTCGTTGAGGCTCAGGAACACGGCTTTTTCGCGTTCGATGGCTTCAGCCGAAACTTCCGATGGCAGCAGGAATTCAGGGTTGCTGGCCGCTACGTGCATAGCGATGTCCTTGGCCAGCTCAACGTTGCCGCCTTTAAGGGCAACCACAACGCCGATCTTGTTGCCGTGCAGGTAGGCACCCACAACGTCGCCTTCGATGCGAGTCAGGCGACGGATATTGACGTTCTCGCCTACTTTACCGACCAGCACCAGACGATCGGCTTCTTGAGCAGCGATCAGCGGAGCAACGTCAGTCAGTTTGTCAGCGAAAGCTTTCTCGACGCTGGCAGCGACGAAGCTCTTGAAGTCGTCTTGCAGGGCCAGGAAGTCGGTCTGCGAGTTGACTTCGAGGATAACGGCAGCCTTGCCGTCTTCCTTGATAGCGATAGCGCCTTCAGCGGCAACGTTGCCAGCTTTCTTGGCAGCCTTGATGGCGCCCGAAGCACGCATGTCGTCGATGGCTTTTTCGATGTCGCCGCCGGCCTTGGTCAGGGCCTTCTTGCAGTCCATCATGCCTTCGCCGGTGCGCTCGCGCAGTTCTTTGACCAACGCTGCAGTAATCTCTGCCATTTCAAAATCCTCTTTGGATAGGTTTTCAACCATTCCACCCGATGAGTCGGGCGCTCAATTCGTCGAACGGTACCAGCGGCGGCGTGACGGTTTTGCAACAGTGTCAGCGCAATCAACCTGCCAGTACGTTCTGGAGGTGGCAAAAAGGGGGCCTAGCCCCCTTTTTGCGTACTGAGTCAACGCTTGGCGTTAACGACTCAGCCTTCTACCGCTGCAGCAGGAGCGTCCTGGACGTACTCTTCAGTACCGCCAGCGACGTGGTTGCGGCCACGGACAACAGCGTCAGCCATTGCGCCCATGTACAGCTGGATGGCGCGAATGGCGTCGTCGTTACCAGGGATGATGTAGTCAACGCCTTCAGGGCTGCTGTTGGTATCGACGATGCCGATGACCGGGATGCCCAGCTTGTTGGCTTCGGTGATCGCGATGCGCTCGTGATCAACGTCGATTACGAACAGAGCGTCTGGCAGACCGCCCATGTCCTTGATACCACCCAGGGAACGATCGAGCTTCTCAAGATCGCGAGTGCGCATCAGCGCTTCTTTCTTGGTCAGCTTGGCGAAAGTACCGTCTTCGGCTTGCACTTCAAGGTCACGCAGACGCTTGATGGAAGCACGAATGGTTTTGAAGTTGGTCAGCATGCCGCCCAACCAGCGGTGGTCGACGTACGGCGAACCGCAACGTGCTGCTTCTTCAGCAACGATCTTGCCAGCCGAACGCTTGGTGCCGACGAACAGGATCTTGTTTTTGCCCTGAGCCAGGCGCTCAACGAAAGTCAGAGCTTCGTTGAACATTGGTAGGGTTTTTTCAAGGTTGATGATGTGGATCTTGTTACGCGCGCCGAAAATGTACTTACCCATTTTCGGATTCCAGTAACGGGTTTGGTGACCGAAGTGCACACCGGCCTTCAGCATATCGCGCATATTGACTTGGGACATGATAGTTCCTTGATAAGTCGGGTTAGGCCTCCACGTATCCCAATGACCAACCCGCAGCATCAGCTGAGGCACCCAGGTCATCGTGTCGACACGTGTGTGGGTTTGTTCGCGAACAGGGTCAACCCCTGAAAGCGGCGCACTTTATACCATACAATCGGATCCGGATAAACCCGAAAAACGATGCCGAGCAGGCTTTTGCACCATTGGCGCAATCGCGCGACAATGAGCGCCTGTTTACCTCCTTATATAGAGGGTGGAACGAGCGGCGTCGGCCGGTCACGGGAGAATTGCCGTGACCTCTGGTAGAATCGCCCTCTAGCCCCAAGTTTACAAGCGCCGTCGCGCACCGAGAGAGCCTGTAATGACTGTCACGATCAAATCGTTTGAAGACATCGAGAAAATGCGCATCGCCGGCCGTCTGGCTGCCGACGTGCTGGAAATGATCCGCCCACATGTCAAAGCTGGCGTGACTACCGAAGCGCTCGATCGCCTCTGCCACGACTATATAGTCAACGAGCAGAAGGCCATCCCCGCGCCGCTCAACTATAAAGGTTTTCCGAAGTCGATCTGCACCTCGATCAATCACGTGGTGTGCCACGGCATCCCGAATGAAAAGCCGCTCAAGGACGGCGATGTGCTTAACATCGACGTCACTGTGATCAAGGACGGCTACCACGGCGACACCAGCGCGATGTTCCACGTCGGCACCGTGCCCGTGTGGGCCGAGCGCCTGTCGCAGATCACTCAGGAATGCATGTATAAGGCCATCGAGCTGGTCAAGCCGGGCTGCCGCCTGGGTGACATCGGCGAAGTGATCCAGAAGCACGCAGAAAAAAATGGTTTTTCGGTGGTGCGCGAATTTTGCGGCCACGGCATCGGCAAGGTGTTCCATGAGGAGCCGCAAGTGCTGCACTACGGCCGGGCCGGCACCGGCATGGAGCTACTGGAAGGCATGATCTTCACCATCGAGCCGATGATCAACCAGGGCAAGGCCGATACCAAGGTGCTGGGCGACGGCTGGACGGCGATCACCAAGGATCGCAAGTTGTCGGCGCAGTGGGAGCACACCATTCTGGTGACAGCGACCGGTTACGAAATCCTGACCCTGCGCAGCGATGAAACCATCGCCCGTTCGGCCTGATCCCACAGTTCAAGCCTACTGACATCCCTGTGGGAGCGGCCTGCACCAGCGAAGCCTTTGAAAGCTAAAGCTTGGCTGGCAGCGCCCCCCCCCCCCCCACAGGGGCCCGTGGTGCCATTGATATTCGAGGAATGCCATTCGATGCCCCAGGTGGATCCGGAGTTGTTCGATCGCGGTCAGTTCCAGGCCGAACTCGCGCTCAAGTCGAGCCCGATCGCAGCGTTCAAGAAAGCCATCCGCCAGGCCCGCGACGTGCTCGACGCGCGCTTTCGCAGCGGTCGCGACATTCGTCGCCTGATCGAAGACCGCGCCTGGTTCGTCGATAACATCCTGCAACAAGCCTGGCAGCAGTTCGACTGGAGCGAAGAGGCCGACATCGCCCTGCTCGCCGTCGGCGGCTATGGCCGTGGTGAACTGCACCCCTATTCCGACATCGACCTGCTGATCCTGCTCGACAGCGAAGATCAGGAAGTCTTCCGCGATTCCATCGAGCGCTTCCTCACCCTGCTCTGGGACATCGGCCTGGAAGTCGGCCAGAGCGTGCGCTCGGTCAACGAATGCGCCCAAGAGGCACTGGCCGACCTCACCGTCATCACCAACCTGATGGAAAGCCGCACCATCGATGGCCCCGAAAGCCTGCGCAAGCGCATGATCGAGGTCACCAGCACCGCCCACATGTGGCCCAGCAAGGACTTCTTCCTGGCCAAGCGTGCCGAGCAGAAGACCCGCCACCACAAGTACTTCGACACCGAATACAACCTGGAGCCGAACGTCAAAGGCTCTCCAGGCGGCCTGCGCGATATCCAGACTATCCTCTGGATGGCCCGTCGTCAGTACGGCACGCTCAACCTGCACGCACTGGCCGGTGAAGGCTTTCTCGTCGAAAGCGAGAACAACCTGCTGGCCGCCTCTCAGGAGTTTCTCTGGAAGGTTCGCTACGCCCTGCACATGCTTGCCGGTCGCTCCGAAGATCGCTTGCTGTTCGACTATCAGCGCCACATCGCCGAGCTGCTGGGCTTCAAGGACACCGACGCGAAGAAGGCCATCGAGCGCTTCATGCAGCAGTATTACCGGGTAGTGATGAGCATCGCCGAGCTCAGCGACCTGATCATCCAGCATTTCGAGGAAGTGATCCTCGCGGAAGACGATTGCTGCGCCGTACAGCCGATCAACTCGCGCTTTCAGCTGCACGACGGCTA
Proteins encoded:
- the frr gene encoding ribosome recycling factor codes for the protein MINEIKKDAQERMHKSLESLSHAFGQIRTGKAHPSILGSVMVPYYGTDTSITQVANITVKDARTLQVVAFERNMLGAVDKAIQSAGLNLNPTNLGELLLISMPALTEETRKGFTKQARSAAEDARVAVRNIRRDALGDLKKLVKDKEISEDEERRAVADIDKLTKDSEAQITKATEDKEKDLMAV
- the pyrH gene encoding UMP kinase, with translation MAQQVSGRQPRYKRILLKLSGEALMGSEEFGIDPKVLDRMALEVGQLVGIGVQVGLVIGGGNLFRGAALSAAGMDRVTGDHMGMLATVMNALAMRDALERSNIPAIVMSAITMVGVTDHYDRRKADRLLKSGDVVIFAAGTGNPFFTTDSAACLRAIEIGADVVLKATKVDGVYTADPFKDPHAEKFDRLTYDEVLDRKLGVMDLTAICLCRDHNMPLRVFNMNKPGALLNIVVGGAEGTLIEEGDK
- the tsf gene encoding translation elongation factor Ts — protein: MAEITAALVKELRERTGEGMMDCKKALTKAGGDIEKAIDDMRASGAIKAAKKAGNVAAEGAIAIKEDGKAAVILEVNSQTDFLALQDDFKSFVAASVEKAFADKLTDVAPLIAAQEADRLVLVGKVGENVNIRRLTRIEGDVVGAYLHGNKIGVVVALKGGNVELAKDIAMHVAASNPEFLLPSEVSAEAIEREKAVFLSLNEEKIKGKPDNIVENMVKGRISKFLAEASLVEQAFVKNPEVKVGELAKKAGAEIVSFTYFKVGDGIEKPVDDFAAEVAAQVAASKQ
- the rpsB gene encoding 30S ribosomal protein S2, whose protein sequence is MSQVNMRDMLKAGVHFGHQTRYWNPKMGKYIFGARNKIHIINLEKTLPMFNEALTFVERLAQGKNKILFVGTKRSAGKIVAEEAARCGSPYVDHRWLGGMLTNFKTIRASIKRLRDLEVQAEDGTFAKLTKKEALMRTRDLEKLDRSLGGIKDMGGLPDALFVIDVDHERIAITEANKLGIPVIGIVDTNSSPEGVDYIIPGNDDAIRAIQLYMGAMADAVVRGRNHVAGGTEEYVQDAPAAAVEG
- the map gene encoding type I methionyl aminopeptidase; its protein translation is MTVTIKSFEDIEKMRIAGRLAADVLEMIRPHVKAGVTTEALDRLCHDYIVNEQKAIPAPLNYKGFPKSICTSINHVVCHGIPNEKPLKDGDVLNIDVTVIKDGYHGDTSAMFHVGTVPVWAERLSQITQECMYKAIELVKPGCRLGDIGEVIQKHAEKNGFSVVREFCGHGIGKVFHEEPQVLHYGRAGTGMELLEGMIFTIEPMINQGKADTKVLGDGWTAITKDRKLSAQWEHTILVTATGYEILTLRSDETIARSA